The following coding sequences are from one Onychomys torridus chromosome 14, mOncTor1.1, whole genome shotgun sequence window:
- the Btbd6 gene encoding BTB/POZ domain-containing protein 6 isoform X1: MLLPLACLHGRVAQCLTSLLVLAEPLPRPRRGAKARCAAPTSVEAAPAGATMAAELYPPAGASAATATDIANSNAAGAAVGRKVGLCCPPCLAPAPLPPLPAPPAPDNNNPESPNWQSFHPTLRERNALMFNNELMADVHFIVGALGAAKRVPAHKYVLAVGSSVFYAMFYGDLAEVKSEIHIPDVEPAAFLVLLKYMYSDEIDLEADTVLATLYAAKKYIVPALAKACVNFLETSLEAKNACVLLSQSRLFEEPELTQRCWEVIDAQAEMALRSEGFCEIDRQTLEIIVTREALNTKEAVVFEAVLNWAEAECKRQGLPVTPHNKRHVLGSALYLVRIPTMTLEEFANGAAQSDILTLEETHNIFLWYTAAKKPLLDFPLTKRKGLAPQRCHRFQSSAYRSNQWRYRGRCDSIQFAVDRRVFIAGLGLYGSSSGKAEYSVKIELKRLGMVLAQNLTKFVSDGSSNTFPVWFEHPVQVEQDTFYTASAVLDGSELSYFGQEGMTEVQCGKVAFQFQCSSDSTNGTGVQGGQIPELIFYA, translated from the exons ATGCTGCTGCCGCTGGCCTGCCTGCATGGGCGGGTGGCTCAGTGCCTAACCTCCCTGCTGGTGCTCGCAGAGCCGCTGCCCAGGCCCCGGCGCGGCGCGAAGGCGCGCTGCGCCGCGCCGACCAGTGTGGAGGCGGCCCCGGCCGGAGCGACGATGGCCGCAGAACTGTACCCGCCCGCCGGCGCCTCCGCAGCTACTGCCACCGACATCGCCAACAGCAACGCGGCGGGCGCGGCCGTGGGCAGGAAGGTCGGCCTTTGCTGCCCGCCCTGCCTGGCGCCCGCCCCGCTGCCGCCCTTGCCCGCGCCACCCGCGCCAGACAACAACAATCCCGAGAGCCCCAACTGGCAGTCCTTCCACCCGACGCTGCGCGAGAG GAATGCGCTCATGTTCAACAACGAGCTGATGGCTGACGTCCACTTCATCGTGGGAGCCCTGGGGGCAGCCAAGCGCGTGCCCGCCCACAAG TACGTCTTGGCTGTTGGCAGCTCCGTCTTCTATGCCATGTTCTATGGGGACCTTGCGGAAGTCAAGTCAGAAATCCACATTCCTGATGTCGAGCCTGCTGCCTTCCTGGTCTTGTTAAA GTACATGTACAGCGATGAGATTGATCTGGAAGCAGACACAGTACTCGCCACTCTGTATGCTGCTAAGAAGTACATTGTGCCTGCATTAGCCAAGGCCTGCGTCAACTTTCTGGAGACAAGCCTGGAAGCCAAAAATGCCTGTGTCCTGCTATCCCAGAGCCGACTGTTTGAGGAACCTGAACTGACCCAGCGCTGCTGGGAAGTCATTGATGCACAGGCTGAGATGGCTCTGAGGTCAGAAGGCTTCTGTGAAATTGATCGGCAGACCCTGGAGATCATTGTGACCAGGGAGGCCCTCAACACCAAAGAGGCTGTGGTCTTCGAGGCGGTCCTGAACTGGGCTGAGGCAGAGTGcaagagacagggtctccctgtcaCCCCTCACAACAAGAGGCATGTTTTGGGAAGTGCCCTCTATCTAGTCCGAATTCCAACTATGACCCTAGAGGAGTTTGCCAACGGTGCTGCCCAGTCAGACATCCTGACCTTAGAGGAGACCCACAATATCTTCCTTTGGTACACAGCTGCCAAGAAGCCCCTCCTTGACTTCCCCCTGACCAAGAGGAAAGGCCTCGCTCCACAGAGGTGCCACCGCTTCCAGTCCTCTGCCTACCGAAGTAACCAGTGGAGGTACCGTGGGCGCTGTGACAGCATCCAGTTTGCAGTGGACAGAAGGGTGTTCATTGCTGGACTGGGCCTTTATGGGTCCAGTTCTGGGAAGGCCGAGTACAGTGTGAAGATTGAACTCAAGCGGCTAGGGATGGTCCTAGCTCAGAATCTCACCAAGTTCGTTTCAGATGGATCCAGCAACACATTCCCAGTCTGGTTTGAGCACCCAGTCCAGGTGGAGCAGGACACCTTCTACACAGCCAGTGCTGTCCTGGACGGCAGTGAGCTCAGCTACTTTGGGCAGGAAGGGATGACAGAAGTGCAGTGTGGAAAGGTAGCCTTCCAGTTCCAGTGCTCCTCAGACAGTACCAACGGGACTGGAGTCCAGGGTGGACAGATTCCAGAGCTCATCTTCTATGCCTAA
- the Btbd6 gene encoding BTB/POZ domain-containing protein 6 isoform X2, with translation MAAELYPPAGASAATATDIANSNAAGAAVGRKVGLCCPPCLAPAPLPPLPAPPAPDNNNPESPNWQSFHPTLRERNALMFNNELMADVHFIVGALGAAKRVPAHKYVLAVGSSVFYAMFYGDLAEVKSEIHIPDVEPAAFLVLLKYMYSDEIDLEADTVLATLYAAKKYIVPALAKACVNFLETSLEAKNACVLLSQSRLFEEPELTQRCWEVIDAQAEMALRSEGFCEIDRQTLEIIVTREALNTKEAVVFEAVLNWAEAECKRQGLPVTPHNKRHVLGSALYLVRIPTMTLEEFANGAAQSDILTLEETHNIFLWYTAAKKPLLDFPLTKRKGLAPQRCHRFQSSAYRSNQWRYRGRCDSIQFAVDRRVFIAGLGLYGSSSGKAEYSVKIELKRLGMVLAQNLTKFVSDGSSNTFPVWFEHPVQVEQDTFYTASAVLDGSELSYFGQEGMTEVQCGKVAFQFQCSSDSTNGTGVQGGQIPELIFYA, from the exons ATGGCCGCAGAACTGTACCCGCCCGCCGGCGCCTCCGCAGCTACTGCCACCGACATCGCCAACAGCAACGCGGCGGGCGCGGCCGTGGGCAGGAAGGTCGGCCTTTGCTGCCCGCCCTGCCTGGCGCCCGCCCCGCTGCCGCCCTTGCCCGCGCCACCCGCGCCAGACAACAACAATCCCGAGAGCCCCAACTGGCAGTCCTTCCACCCGACGCTGCGCGAGAG GAATGCGCTCATGTTCAACAACGAGCTGATGGCTGACGTCCACTTCATCGTGGGAGCCCTGGGGGCAGCCAAGCGCGTGCCCGCCCACAAG TACGTCTTGGCTGTTGGCAGCTCCGTCTTCTATGCCATGTTCTATGGGGACCTTGCGGAAGTCAAGTCAGAAATCCACATTCCTGATGTCGAGCCTGCTGCCTTCCTGGTCTTGTTAAA GTACATGTACAGCGATGAGATTGATCTGGAAGCAGACACAGTACTCGCCACTCTGTATGCTGCTAAGAAGTACATTGTGCCTGCATTAGCCAAGGCCTGCGTCAACTTTCTGGAGACAAGCCTGGAAGCCAAAAATGCCTGTGTCCTGCTATCCCAGAGCCGACTGTTTGAGGAACCTGAACTGACCCAGCGCTGCTGGGAAGTCATTGATGCACAGGCTGAGATGGCTCTGAGGTCAGAAGGCTTCTGTGAAATTGATCGGCAGACCCTGGAGATCATTGTGACCAGGGAGGCCCTCAACACCAAAGAGGCTGTGGTCTTCGAGGCGGTCCTGAACTGGGCTGAGGCAGAGTGcaagagacagggtctccctgtcaCCCCTCACAACAAGAGGCATGTTTTGGGAAGTGCCCTCTATCTAGTCCGAATTCCAACTATGACCCTAGAGGAGTTTGCCAACGGTGCTGCCCAGTCAGACATCCTGACCTTAGAGGAGACCCACAATATCTTCCTTTGGTACACAGCTGCCAAGAAGCCCCTCCTTGACTTCCCCCTGACCAAGAGGAAAGGCCTCGCTCCACAGAGGTGCCACCGCTTCCAGTCCTCTGCCTACCGAAGTAACCAGTGGAGGTACCGTGGGCGCTGTGACAGCATCCAGTTTGCAGTGGACAGAAGGGTGTTCATTGCTGGACTGGGCCTTTATGGGTCCAGTTCTGGGAAGGCCGAGTACAGTGTGAAGATTGAACTCAAGCGGCTAGGGATGGTCCTAGCTCAGAATCTCACCAAGTTCGTTTCAGATGGATCCAGCAACACATTCCCAGTCTGGTTTGAGCACCCAGTCCAGGTGGAGCAGGACACCTTCTACACAGCCAGTGCTGTCCTGGACGGCAGTGAGCTCAGCTACTTTGGGCAGGAAGGGATGACAGAAGTGCAGTGTGGAAAGGTAGCCTTCCAGTTCCAGTGCTCCTCAGACAGTACCAACGGGACTGGAGTCCAGGGTGGACAGATTCCAGAGCTCATCTTCTATGCCTAA